AAGCAGTTTTATACCATGTTGAATGCAGGGATGTCCTTAACCAACTGCTTAGAGGTTTTGATAGATCAAACAGAAAACAAAACATTGAAGGTTGTTATTGGAGACCTTTTTACCCAAGTGCAAAAAGGAGCTGTATTATCAGAGGCCATGAAAAAACATAAAAAAATATTTCCCACCATACTGATTAGCATGGTGGAGGCGGGAGAACTTACAGGTACCCTTGATGAGATTTTAGGCAGGATGTCAGAGCATTTTGAAAAGGAAGGCAAAATAAACGCTAAAATCAAGGGGGCTATGATGTATCCTCTGATTTTAAGTATTGTAGCTATTGGTGTTGTGATTTTTCTTTTGGTAGTTATTATGCCAACCTTTATCGGTATGTTTACCTCTTCTGGTGTAGCACTACCTTTACCTACAAGGATGCTATTGGCCTTTAGCAATGCTTTAACTCAATTTTGGTATGTATTTATGTTTGCGATTGTCGGTACAATGTTTCTTCTTCATAGAATCCTCAGTACCGATAATGGAAAAAGAGCCTATGACAAATTGAAGTTTAAAATTCCAATCATAAAAGGCTCTATAACAAAAATTATTACTTCAAGATTTACCAGAACATTATCATCTCTACTGTCCAGTGGTATACCTATCATTTCAGCCTTAGAGGCCTCTGCCAATGTAACCAACAACAAAGTGGTGATAGAGGGTATCGAGATGGTGGTAGAGGACATAAGAAAGGGGGTTAGTTTAGCGGTACTACTAAAGAAAATCAACATTTTTCCACCCATGATGATCTCTATGGTCAGCATTGGTGAAGAATCCGGTTCCTTAGATACCATGCTTTCAAAAACAGCAGATTTTTACGATCAAGAACTGGAGGCCGCCATACAGCAGATGGTTTCCCTGCTGGAGCCAATCATGATTGTGGTGATGGCGGTAATTATTGGCTTTATTGTCATTGCGATGATGCTGCCTATGTTTGATATGATGCAGACGATTTAAAAAAAGAAATAAAGGAGGAGAAGAAATGATTCAATACTTATGTACGAAAGTGAGAAATAAAAAGGGTTTTACTTTGATAGAATTAATTGTTGTTATTGCTATATTAGGGATTTTGGCAG
The sequence above is drawn from the Clostridium formicaceticum genome and encodes:
- a CDS encoding type II secretion system F family protein; amino-acid sequence: MASTFKYKAVTSKGEAIEGSLTAESKDEVIRMIRQNQQIPVKIEESKGKSKEVKELTLFKPKVKVKDLTVFCKQFYTMLNAGMSLTNCLEVLIDQTENKTLKVVIGDLFTQVQKGAVLSEAMKKHKKIFPTILISMVEAGELTGTLDEILGRMSEHFEKEGKINAKIKGAMMYPLILSIVAIGVVIFLLVVIMPTFIGMFTSSGVALPLPTRMLLAFSNALTQFWYVFMFAIVGTMFLLHRILSTDNGKRAYDKLKFKIPIIKGSITKIITSRFTRTLSSLLSSGIPIISALEASANVTNNKVVIEGIEMVVEDIRKGVSLAVLLKKINIFPPMMISMVSIGEESGSLDTMLSKTADFYDQELEAAIQQMVSLLEPIMIVVMAVIIGFIVIAMMLPMFDMMQTI